From a region of the Odontesthes bonariensis isolate fOdoBon6 chromosome 4, fOdoBon6.hap1, whole genome shotgun sequence genome:
- the vps37a gene encoding vacuolar protein sorting-associated protein 37A isoform X2, translating into MNWFFPLSKGSGPLPPLNSLQQQRQRQIESLKAAHPSLAEIQKDVEYRIPFTINNSTINVNILLPPQFPQEKPVVSVYPPVGHHLVDSNNGTMITSPLITNFGMHSDLGKVIQSLLDEFWKSPPALMSSGSAGFPYMYKPSGIAPYPSQPFHYGSRHVGPSQTPPPGPGPAPSPAPMLHPGVDISHGPPRVPAPYGLITDLPLPVPTGDSQAGLNGHMYKMPEIPESFPEVCDMNLTQLSEMSENEDVLLEFFVSLPQLKQITSDKEELVTSIVEMAKKNLHMEPQLEGKRQEMLYKYEQLTQMKAAFETKTQRQHELSESCSLSTLQARLKVAAHQAEEESEETAENFLEGRTDIDEFLTNFMEKRTLCHSRRAKEEKLQQSINIHGQFPTGH; encoded by the exons ATGAACTGGTTTTTCCCCCTGTCCAAAGGCTCCGGACCTCTCCCTCCTCTCAATAGCCTACAACAACAGAGACAGCGGCAGATTGAGTCGCTCAAAGCCGCTCACCCCAG CCTCGCTGAAATCCAGAAGGATGTGGAGTACAGAATACCATTCACAATCAACAACTCCACCATTAATGTTAACAT TTTGCTGCCTCCTCAGTTCCCTCAGGAGAAGCCGGTGGTTAGTGTCTATCCTCCTGTTGGTCATCATTTAGTTGACAGCAATAATGGCACCATGATCACAAGCCCCCTCATCACTAAT TTTGGGATGCACTCAGACCTGGGTAAGGTGATTCAGAGTCTACTGGACGAGTTCTGGAAAAGTCCTCCCGCCCTAATGTCTTCTGGCTCTGCTGGCTTTCCATA CATGTACAAGCCATCAGGCATTGCTCCTTACCCCAGCCAGCCTTTTCATTATGGTTCCCGCCACGTGGGACCCAGTCAGACACCACCCCCTGGTCCAGGTCCAGCTCCATCACCAGCCCCCATGCTTCACCCAGGGGTGGATATCTCTCATGGGCCCCCTCGAGTTCCAGCCCCTTATGGACTGATAACTGACCTACCACTGCCTGTACCAACTGGAGACTCACAG GCTGGACTGAATGGGCACATGTACAAGATGCCTGAAATTCCTGAGTCTTTCCCTGAAGTCTGTGATATGAA CCTTACCCAGCTGTCGGAGATGTCTGAAAACGAGGATGTTTTACTGGAGTTCTTTGTGAGTTTGCCACAACTCAAACAGATCACCAGTGATAAAGAAGAGCTAGTCACCAGTATAGTGGAGATGGCTA AGAAAAACCTTCACATGGAGCCACAGCTGGAAGGAAAAAGACAAGAGATGCTCTACAAG TATGAACAGCTGACTCAGATGAAGGCAGCCTTTGAGACAAAGACGCAGAGACAGCATGAGCTCAGTGAG AGTTGCAGTTTAAGCACTCTACAGGCTCGGTTAAAAGTTGCAGCCCACCAGGCTGAGGAGGAGTCGGAGGAGACGGCCGAAAACTTTCTGGAGGGACGCACTGACATTGATGAGTTCCTGACCAACTTCATGGAAAAGAGAACA CTTTGCCACAGCAGAAGGGCCAAAGAGGAGAAGTTGCAACAGTCTATAAACATACATGGACAGTTTCCTACCGGCCACTAG
- the vps37a gene encoding vacuolar protein sorting-associated protein 37A isoform X1 produces MNWFFPLSKGSGPLPPLNSLQQQRQRQIESLKAAHPSLAEIQKDVEYRIPFTINNSTINVNILLPPQFPQEKPVVSVYPPVGHHLVDSNNGTMITSPLITNFGMHSDLGKVIQSLLDEFWKSPPALMSSGSAGFPYSMYKPSGIAPYPSQPFHYGSRHVGPSQTPPPGPGPAPSPAPMLHPGVDISHGPPRVPAPYGLITDLPLPVPTGDSQAGLNGHMYKMPEIPESFPEVCDMNLTQLSEMSENEDVLLEFFVSLPQLKQITSDKEELVTSIVEMAKKNLHMEPQLEGKRQEMLYKYEQLTQMKAAFETKTQRQHELSESCSLSTLQARLKVAAHQAEEESEETAENFLEGRTDIDEFLTNFMEKRTLCHSRRAKEEKLQQSINIHGQFPTGH; encoded by the exons ATGAACTGGTTTTTCCCCCTGTCCAAAGGCTCCGGACCTCTCCCTCCTCTCAATAGCCTACAACAACAGAGACAGCGGCAGATTGAGTCGCTCAAAGCCGCTCACCCCAG CCTCGCTGAAATCCAGAAGGATGTGGAGTACAGAATACCATTCACAATCAACAACTCCACCATTAATGTTAACAT TTTGCTGCCTCCTCAGTTCCCTCAGGAGAAGCCGGTGGTTAGTGTCTATCCTCCTGTTGGTCATCATTTAGTTGACAGCAATAATGGCACCATGATCACAAGCCCCCTCATCACTAAT TTTGGGATGCACTCAGACCTGGGTAAGGTGATTCAGAGTCTACTGGACGAGTTCTGGAAAAGTCCTCCCGCCCTAATGTCTTCTGGCTCTGCTGGCTTTCCATA CAGCATGTACAAGCCATCAGGCATTGCTCCTTACCCCAGCCAGCCTTTTCATTATGGTTCCCGCCACGTGGGACCCAGTCAGACACCACCCCCTGGTCCAGGTCCAGCTCCATCACCAGCCCCCATGCTTCACCCAGGGGTGGATATCTCTCATGGGCCCCCTCGAGTTCCAGCCCCTTATGGACTGATAACTGACCTACCACTGCCTGTACCAACTGGAGACTCACAG GCTGGACTGAATGGGCACATGTACAAGATGCCTGAAATTCCTGAGTCTTTCCCTGAAGTCTGTGATATGAA CCTTACCCAGCTGTCGGAGATGTCTGAAAACGAGGATGTTTTACTGGAGTTCTTTGTGAGTTTGCCACAACTCAAACAGATCACCAGTGATAAAGAAGAGCTAGTCACCAGTATAGTGGAGATGGCTA AGAAAAACCTTCACATGGAGCCACAGCTGGAAGGAAAAAGACAAGAGATGCTCTACAAG TATGAACAGCTGACTCAGATGAAGGCAGCCTTTGAGACAAAGACGCAGAGACAGCATGAGCTCAGTGAG AGTTGCAGTTTAAGCACTCTACAGGCTCGGTTAAAAGTTGCAGCCCACCAGGCTGAGGAGGAGTCGGAGGAGACGGCCGAAAACTTTCTGGAGGGACGCACTGACATTGATGAGTTCCTGACCAACTTCATGGAAAAGAGAACA CTTTGCCACAGCAGAAGGGCCAAAGAGGAGAAGTTGCAACAGTCTATAAACATACATGGACAGTTTCCTACCGGCCACTAG